One Hippoglossus stenolepis isolate QCI-W04-F060 chromosome 6, HSTE1.2, whole genome shotgun sequence genomic window, TGCATTATACCATATCCCATCACTGTTTTTAAGGTGGAATACAAAGTGTGAGGTcttgtaaaatgtgtgttgtcACTAAGGTTTCGGGGCAGATCCTTCTGAGTGTTGAAGTTATTAGATGGTGAGGTTTCACATTAGATCTCCTCCATACAGGTAACGttccctcctctgtgttctcAGTCCAGTGAGCCTCATAAAACCAGGGGAAATCTGTGCGACTGATAAAGATGCAAGCTGCTCCAGCCACTCTAGAAGTCCTGTCGGATGTTCTCCTTATTCTCATCCCCCTGCTGTTGTCTGAGCTGAGTGACTTCGTTCTCCAGCTGGATGATGGCCCGCTCGATCTCGTAGTTCTTGCTGACCAGAGATACCCAGCTGTTGAGGGACAGATACAGATGTTCTTACAGAAGGAAATCCAACCTGCGTATTCTCTACATAGAGCGATACAACCATGTGAGCTCTTCGAAAAACATACTTGGACTCGAGCTCTCGCAGTTTGGCTCCTCCTGCCAACTGATCATTCTTACGCTGCCAGTTCATATCCTGAATTTGCTTCCTGTGGaccaaaaaacaaatttaaatccTGCAAAATGTGAAtacatgtgttttattctatttttaacaTGCAAAACATGTTCCCGTCATCATTAACCTGAATTTCTGAAGCTCCTTTTGTGCCATCTCAATCATGAAGGCCAGGTTACTGCAGGGGaaagataaaataacacatGAGCAGATTTAGACTAATTCTACACAGAGATACAGTCTGTGATAAAAAGCCGCTGTCACATACTCATTGTAGACTTTCCATGCGTTGGTTCCATATTGTGACATGAGCTCCAGGTTCTCAATGCGGACAGCCTGGTGCTCAAGCTGAGCCATCGAGTTGTTGACACACTCCTGCCACGCTGTAATGTCGTTTTTCTGTCCTGCGGAGGGCGCTGGCAGCTCATATCTACACAGGGAAGAAAAAAGTCATGAAATCATCAACATCTGGAGCCACAGAGCAAAAAAATTGTGAATGAGATAGAAAAAGAGACCTATTCTTTGCTTTACAATACAGTGGAGTTATACTTGAAGCTGTAATCTATCAATTATTGTTGAAATCATATAATGTGTCACTTAAAGTTGtattcaaatattgtttttttacaatgaGCACTGGCAGGAAATCACttccacaaccacagagaagaTTTACCACAAAAAATTTGAATCACAAAATGAAGTAGCCAAGCAGAGAATAACcctcaaaacaataacaataaacaatcTGTCAAACTACAGGCAGACGGTAAGAATCCATAGACTCAGTTCCATATAGGTATTTTTTTGTAGTTGATTACAGCGTGCTAGTATATCTGTATCCTTGAGAAAgaacacacagatacatttcAAACTATGCACGCAACTAAAACATTTGAGGGCAATGGAAATAGCATGATATGAACATTAACATAAACCTACCTATACTTAGTACGTAATATTTTAACAGAtctacaacttttttttattcaaattagaCTTTTTATAACCCAACAGAAACCCTGAAAATATGTCAGTAAAAACATTGCAGCAACTCAATAAGTAGTATATTTCAATGTAGTGCACATATAATTTGTTTGTATGTCAAAAGGAAAAAGCACAGCTCTTGTCCAAACTATAAAGAGGCCCCAGCACAGGCCCCTGCAGTGTGTAAGGTTTACCTCTTCATGCTCAGGAGATCCATGGGCTGTCGAGCCGAAAGTCGCTCAAATTCATTCCTCATGATTTCTGTCTGAAGGGTGACAAGACAAAAGAAAGGCTGTTTATTTCTGTCGAAGCACTGGCCAAAGCCATGGAGAAGGTTTGGGAGGTCTGAGGAGTTGTCACCTCAAAAGTAGAGAAGTCAGGGGTGGACAGGTAGCTCAGGTAGTTCTTGGTAGGTCGGTATCTTCTGGTCTCCTCCTCAACCAACGCTGCAGCCTAGAGGCCAAAGGAGAATCAAGACTGTGCACAGGAAAAGCACTGGCGCTTCCAGAAAATTAACTTTTTCCCTTTGTACCAAAACTCAACATTGACTGGTACAGCTGATTTTCAAACTTAAAAGGACAGGTGcggtttatgtttttttctgtttgaagaaggTGTTCCcagttactttaattgtattggatttg contains:
- the bcas2 gene encoding pre-mRNA-splicing factor SPF27, which encodes MAGTASVAGEVFVDALPYFDQGYDAAGVREAAAALVEEETRRYRPTKNYLSYLSTPDFSTFETEIMRNEFERLSARQPMDLLSMKRYELPAPSAGQKNDITAWQECVNNSMAQLEHQAVRIENLELMSQYGTNAWKVYNDNLAFMIEMAQKELQKFRKQIQDMNWQRKNDQLAGGAKLRELESNWVSLVSKNYEIERAIIQLENEVTQLRQQQGDENKENIRQDF